A single genomic interval of Lactococcus sp. S-13 harbors:
- the rplM gene encoding 50S ribosomal protein L13, translating to MMKTTFMANAQNVDRKWYVVDATDVPLGRLSAVVASVLRGKNKPTYTPHTDTGDFVIVVNAEKIKLTGKKATDKVYYSHSLHPGGLKSVTAGELREKNAVRLIEKSVKGMLPHNTLGRAQGMKLKVFVGAEHTHTAQKPEVLDISGLI from the coding sequence ATGATGAAAACTACATTCATGGCTAACGCTCAAAACGTTGACCGTAAATGGTACGTCGTCGATGCAACTGATGTTCCTCTTGGACGTCTTTCTGCAGTTGTCGCAAGCGTACTCCGCGGAAAAAACAAACCAACATACACACCACACACTGATACAGGTGACTTCGTAATCGTCGTTAACGCTGAAAAAATCAAATTGACTGGTAAAAAAGCAACTGATAAAGTTTACTACTCACACTCACTTCACCCAGGTGGACTGAAATCAGTTACTGCTGGTGAACTCCGTGAAAAAAATGCTGTTCGTTTGATTGAAAAATCAGTAAAAGGTATGCTTCCACACAATACACTTGGACGTGCTCAAGGCATGAAACTTAAAGTATTTGTAGGTGCAGAACACACACACACAGCTCAAAAACCAGA
- a CDS encoding DUF2177 family protein, whose amino-acid sequence MLQFFKLFLLSAAIFLVFDLFWLLVVSKKIYQHYIGHLMGEVRLLPAIVFYLLYTAGLVFFVLLVAIDKNSLIYAILAGALFGLICYATYDLTNLSTLKGWPLQMTIIDLMWGSFVSCATSALGFLINLHFLGGGGK is encoded by the coding sequence ATGCTTCAATTTTTTAAGCTTTTTCTACTAAGTGCTGCGATTTTTCTTGTTTTTGATCTGTTCTGGTTGCTGGTTGTTTCTAAAAAGATATACCAGCATTATATTGGACACCTAATGGGTGAAGTTCGTCTTTTGCCAGCAATTGTCTTTTATTTACTTTATACTGCTGGATTAGTTTTCTTTGTCTTGCTGGTGGCTATTGATAAAAATAGTTTGATTTACGCTATTTTAGCTGGTGCTTTATTTGGGCTAATTTGTTATGCCACTTATGATTTAACTAACTTATCTACCTTGAAGGGTTGGCCATTGCAGATGACTATTATTGATTTGATGTGGGGAAGTTTTGTTTCATGTGCAACTTCTGCGCTTGGTTTCCTTATTAATCTTCACTTTTTAGGAGGTGGAGGCAAATGA
- a CDS encoding DAK2 domain-containing protein yields the protein MSQKIESQKLFYSILGGANEVILKKEELNRINVFPVADGDTGSNLAALMQSIINQLVPKDYSVKELLDQVAFASLVGARGNSGLIFAQYLNAVADNYAQSEDSPKGLIQSFPKAVKKAYAALLEPREGTILSVMSAWSESLAHSFEQEESFSKALIEAEIVAQQALSDTQFQLSVLKKNRLVDSGAKGFYYFISGLTRAYCSTEEHEMLSKPASFQPEFIISEHFETKEPLYRFCSEFMVTDLQEGLEFVRALLVQHGDSLVIAGNERQLKIHIHTNQPQQVLQILEDKGTIIYQKVDDMRLQYEISKNRRSPIALITDSVADLPAEFLLEHQVQLLPMNIMVGDKNFLDKLTIDSATMGLKLVQDTKMSTAQPSIQAVDALLSFLENKYEYVLVITVSSKLSGTYQLINQRIQEKNLSPEWIRVIDSRLNSVGQGLVIQQAIQLIERGYAFESLVYEIEKIINRTFIYVAVADLSAMTNSGRIPKFLGRIAQKLSLHPIVSLDAAGKARLSGLAFSQRQSMTKIRKKITRLIEQKQIDSLAIGHVCVPDTAHQWYEELGSGVNKVSYIVDSSAAIAISAGMGSVAIAGIKEEKAK from the coding sequence ATGAGCCAGAAAATAGAAAGCCAAAAGTTATTTTACAGTATTTTAGGTGGTGCAAATGAAGTCATTCTCAAAAAAGAAGAATTAAATCGGATTAATGTTTTCCCCGTAGCTGATGGGGATACAGGAAGTAATCTAGCAGCTTTAATGCAGTCCATCATCAATCAGCTTGTTCCAAAAGATTATTCAGTAAAGGAGTTATTGGATCAAGTAGCTTTTGCTTCTTTGGTTGGCGCTCGAGGTAATTCTGGTTTAATTTTTGCCCAATATCTGAACGCTGTGGCAGATAATTATGCACAAAGTGAAGATTCACCAAAAGGTTTGATTCAATCTTTTCCCAAAGCTGTGAAAAAAGCTTATGCTGCACTTCTTGAACCGCGTGAAGGAACGATTTTATCAGTGATGAGTGCTTGGTCAGAGTCCCTTGCTCATTCTTTCGAGCAAGAGGAGTCTTTTTCTAAAGCACTTATTGAGGCAGAAATTGTGGCTCAGCAGGCTTTGAGTGACACTCAATTTCAACTTAGCGTACTCAAAAAAAATCGATTAGTAGATTCTGGAGCTAAGGGGTTTTATTATTTTATTAGTGGTTTGACAAGGGCCTATTGTTCAACAGAGGAGCATGAAATGCTCTCAAAGCCTGCTAGCTTTCAACCAGAATTTATCATCTCAGAGCATTTTGAAACAAAAGAACCCCTTTATCGCTTTTGTTCGGAGTTTATGGTGACGGATTTACAAGAGGGTTTAGAATTTGTGCGTGCGCTTTTGGTCCAACATGGGGACTCGCTAGTAATTGCGGGCAACGAGCGACAGCTTAAAATTCACATCCATACTAACCAGCCCCAGCAGGTTTTACAAATTTTGGAAGATAAGGGGACAATTATCTATCAGAAAGTTGATGATATGCGACTCCAATATGAGATTTCTAAAAATCGACGATCACCGATTGCCCTTATCACTGACTCTGTGGCAGATTTGCCTGCTGAGTTCTTATTGGAGCATCAGGTACAGCTTTTACCAATGAATATTATGGTTGGTGACAAGAATTTTTTGGATAAATTGACGATTGATTCAGCCACCATGGGATTAAAATTAGTGCAAGACACAAAAATGAGTACTGCTCAACCAAGTATACAAGCGGTAGATGCCTTGCTTTCATTTTTGGAAAATAAGTATGAATATGTCCTTGTCATCACAGTGTCCTCCAAGTTGAGTGGAACTTATCAACTTATCAATCAGCGGATTCAAGAGAAAAATCTTTCGCCGGAATGGATTCGAGTGATTGATTCTCGATTAAATTCGGTAGGACAAGGCTTAGTTATTCAGCAAGCTATCCAACTGATTGAGCGGGGATACGCATTCGAAAGTTTGGTTTATGAGATTGAAAAAATTATTAACCGCACATTTATTTATGTTGCAGTAGCAGATCTCTCTGCGATGACTAATTCTGGTAGGATTCCAAAATTTTTAGGAAGAATTGCTCAAAAATTATCTTTGCACCCTATTGTGAGTTTAGATGCGGCTGGAAAGGCACGTTTGAGCGGTTTGGCTTTTAGTCAAAGGCAGAGTATGACCAAGATTCGAAAGAAAATCACGCGCCTTATTGAACAAAAGCAAATTGATTCACTTGCAATTGGTCATGTTTGTGTACCTGATACTGCGCACCAGTGGTACGAGGAACTAGGTTCTGGGGTCAATAAAGTGAGTTATATCGTTGATAGCTCAGCTGCAATTGCAATTAGTGCTGGAATGGGTAGTGTTGCCATTGCTGGAATAAAGGAGGAGAAAGCTAAATGA
- a CDS encoding DUF1295 domain-containing protein — MIYTFVAISLLIYFVVWFIISVVRNKYALVDIAWGGGFVLVAWVGFLSTLHATWQQLVILSLVSIWGLRLLWHLGRRNWNKPEDYRYIKLRKRWGTKFVYLKAFLNVFFLQGVLLFIIALPISHSFAVRNVNFSWWQFWGILVWIIGFVFEVIGDWQLEKFKKNPMNKGKLLTSGLWSTTRHPNYFGEATCWWGIFLVSLGQWGDFWLVLSPLVITLLLLFVSGVPLLEKKYREREDFQVYARKTSKFFPFVGKKDL; from the coding sequence ATGATTTATACATTTGTAGCGATTAGTTTATTGATTTACTTTGTCGTTTGGTTTATCATCTCAGTGGTTAGGAATAAATATGCTTTAGTTGATATTGCTTGGGGTGGCGGATTTGTTCTTGTGGCATGGGTAGGCTTTTTGAGCACACTTCATGCCACTTGGCAGCAGCTGGTGATTTTGAGTCTGGTTTCAATCTGGGGGCTGCGGCTTCTGTGGCATTTAGGACGGAGAAATTGGAATAAACCTGAGGATTATCGGTATATTAAGTTAAGGAAGCGCTGGGGGACGAAATTCGTCTATTTGAAAGCTTTTCTAAATGTTTTCTTTTTACAAGGAGTTCTGCTCTTTATCATTGCTCTGCCAATTAGTCATAGTTTTGCAGTGAGAAATGTCAATTTTTCGTGGTGGCAATTTTGGGGAATTTTAGTTTGGATAATTGGTTTTGTATTTGAAGTTATCGGAGATTGGCAACTTGAAAAGTTCAAGAAAAATCCAATGAATAAGGGAAAATTATTAACTTCTGGTCTATGGTCAACGACGAGACATCCCAATTATTTTGGTGAGGCAACTTGTTGGTGGGGTATCTTTTTAGTTAGTTTAGGGCAGTGGGGTGATTTTTGGCTAGTACTCAGTCCGCTCGTCATCACTTTATTGTTACTCTTTGTTTCTGGGGTACCTTTACTGGAAAAAAAATATCGTGAACGCGAAGATTTTCAGGTTTATGCTAGAAAAACTTCAAAATTTTTCCCATTTGTAGGAAAGAAAGATCTTTAA
- a CDS encoding ABC transporter permease: MFLAINEIRHSKLRYALVVGVMFLIAYLVFFLSGLAYGLAQENRMAVDKWKATEILLSTKANNTLSMSSIDPALIDQVKAKDKAVLAQTPGIVYAAKDSSNKQNVSFFGIDAQQFLKPNIVEGKIFSEQGDVVADMSLKKRYGYKIGDQLKLSTNNEKLKIVGFTAKAKFSVAPVLYGSLDTFQMIRYGGMMANQQKGSLSSVNAIVVRGKVSEKVAGLQELSIGKFINKLPGYNAQVLTFGFMIGFLVVIAAVVIGIFIYVLTMQKIAIFGVMKAQGISSTYIARSVIAQTFLLAFTGVMIGFLATLGSALVLPVAVPFQNNLLFFTTMGVAMIFVAIVGALFSVGTIVKIDPLKAIG; the protein is encoded by the coding sequence ATGTTTTTAGCAATCAATGAGATTCGACACTCAAAATTAAGGTATGCATTGGTGGTTGGAGTGATGTTTCTAATTGCTTATCTCGTGTTCTTTTTATCTGGACTGGCTTATGGTCTGGCTCAAGAAAATAGAATGGCGGTTGATAAGTGGAAGGCAACGGAAATTCTCTTATCAACCAAAGCTAATAATACACTTTCAATGTCTTCGATTGATCCAGCTTTGATTGATCAGGTAAAAGCAAAAGATAAGGCTGTTTTGGCGCAAACTCCAGGAATTGTTTATGCTGCTAAGGATAGTAGCAATAAGCAAAATGTGAGTTTTTTTGGAATTGATGCACAACAATTTTTGAAGCCTAATATTGTTGAGGGAAAAATTTTTTCTGAGCAAGGGGATGTTGTCGCTGATATGAGTTTGAAAAAACGATACGGTTATAAAATTGGTGATCAACTTAAGCTGTCTACCAATAATGAGAAACTCAAGATTGTCGGGTTTACAGCCAAGGCGAAATTCAGTGTAGCTCCTGTGCTTTATGGCTCCTTGGATACCTTTCAAATGATTCGCTATGGAGGGATGATGGCCAACCAGCAAAAGGGCTCCCTTTCTTCTGTTAATGCGATTGTTGTTAGAGGGAAGGTTTCTGAGAAGGTCGCAGGGTTACAAGAATTGTCAATCGGAAAATTTATCAATAAACTTCCTGGTTATAATGCTCAGGTTCTCACTTTTGGTTTTATGATTGGATTTCTTGTAGTTATTGCAGCCGTAGTGATTGGGATTTTCATTTACGTGTTAACAATGCAAAAAATTGCGATTTTTGGTGTGATGAAAGCCCAAGGGATTTCTAGTACTTATATTGCCCGTTCAGTCATTGCCCAAACATTTCTTTTGGCTTTTACTGGTGTAATGATTGGATTTTTAGCTACTCTTGGTTCTGCGCTGGTCTTGCCTGTGGCAGTACCTTTCCAAAATAACTTATTATTTTTCACGACAATGGGAGTAGCCATGATTTTTGTAGCTATTGTAGGAGCTTTATTCTCTGTGGGAACAATTGTTAAGATTGATCCTTTGAAGGCGATTGGTTAG
- a CDS encoding ABC transporter ATP-binding protein, whose product MKAIELKQVSKFFKDGDETIEALKATDFSVENGEFVAIIGPSGSGKSTLLTIVGGLQSPSDGEVLINGLSFSEKKEKERAKLRFDEIGFILQSSNLVPFLTVKKQLQLVDKISKKHSRTEYSLLEQLGVDGLVNKYPDELSGGERQRVAIVRALYNDPTIILADEPTASLDTEKAYEVVKILAKEAKEKNKATIMVTHDLRLVEFCDRVYVMEDGRLTEKEKF is encoded by the coding sequence ATGAAAGCAATTGAATTAAAGCAAGTATCAAAATTTTTTAAAGATGGTGATGAAACGATTGAAGCGTTGAAAGCTACTGATTTTTCTGTAGAGAACGGTGAATTTGTAGCAATTATTGGGCCTTCTGGCTCAGGAAAGAGCACCTTATTGACAATCGTTGGTGGTCTGCAGAGTCCATCTGATGGAGAGGTATTAATCAATGGGCTGTCTTTTAGTGAAAAAAAGGAAAAAGAACGCGCAAAATTACGTTTTGATGAGATTGGATTTATCTTGCAAAGTTCTAATCTCGTGCCTTTTTTGACGGTGAAAAAACAATTGCAATTGGTGGATAAAATTTCTAAAAAACATTCTAGAACTGAGTATTCCCTACTTGAACAACTTGGCGTGGATGGTTTAGTTAACAAGTATCCTGATGAACTATCTGGTGGTGAACGACAACGGGTAGCGATTGTTCGAGCACTTTATAATGATCCAACTATTATTCTAGCTGATGAACCAACGGCGAGCCTTGATACTGAAAAAGCTTATGAAGTTGTTAAAATACTGGCTAAAGAGGCAAAGGAAAAAAATAAAGCGACAATTATGGTGACTCATGATTTGCGTTTAGTGGAGTTTTGTGACCGTGTTTATGTGATGGAAGATGGTCGTTTGACAGAAAAAGAGAAGTTTTAA
- the rnhC gene encoding ribonuclease HIII codes for MNIVLKLNATELKKLCAKYSSYQLTSKNPYISFFAKVGKTSISVYHSGKVVFQGSDAEKLASDFGYIAQKVPKQQTNLIGTDEVGNGSYFGGLIVTASFIDEKDLDFLKNIGVADSKKLTDEKICQIAPLLMEKIPHIALVVEPTKYNEVIESGYNAVSIKVALHNQAIFLLEKQLVALPDNVVIDAFTTEANYQKYVMKEKNHPLSKVTLLTKAEDQFLAVAVSSIISRFLFLENLKKLSQESGFILPSGAGSLSDKTASQIIKVHGVDALRSLAKLHFANTEKALKIAQK; via the coding sequence ATGAATATTGTCCTGAAATTAAACGCCACTGAACTTAAAAAACTCTGTGCTAAATACAGCTCCTATCAACTTACGTCAAAGAATCCTTATATTTCTTTCTTTGCTAAAGTAGGGAAAACTTCTATTTCAGTTTATCATTCTGGAAAAGTGGTTTTTCAAGGAAGCGATGCTGAAAAACTGGCGAGTGATTTTGGATATATTGCACAGAAAGTCCCTAAGCAGCAGACTAATTTAATCGGAACTGACGAGGTAGGAAATGGTTCTTATTTCGGTGGTTTGATTGTCACTGCTAGTTTCATCGATGAAAAAGATCTTGATTTTTTAAAAAATATTGGGGTCGCTGATTCTAAAAAATTGACGGATGAAAAAATTTGTCAAATTGCGCCACTCTTGATGGAAAAAATTCCACATATCGCTTTGGTAGTTGAACCCACTAAGTATAATGAAGTCATTGAATCTGGTTATAATGCGGTTAGTATAAAGGTTGCTTTACATAATCAGGCAATCTTTTTGTTGGAAAAACAACTTGTAGCTTTACCAGATAATGTAGTCATTGATGCTTTTACAACTGAGGCTAATTATCAGAAATATGTGATGAAGGAGAAAAATCATCCTCTATCCAAGGTTACTTTACTGACAAAGGCTGAGGATCAGTTTTTAGCTGTTGCAGTGAGTTCGATCATTTCTCGGTTTCTCTTTTTAGAAAATCTCAAAAAGCTTTCTCAGGAATCTGGTTTTATTTTACCTAGTGGTGCCGGAAGTTTATCGGATAAAACCGCCTCACAAATTATCAAAGTTCATGGCGTCGATGCGCTGCGTTCTTTGGCTAAATTACACTTTGCGAACACTGAAAAAGCACTCAAAATTGCTCAAAAATAG
- the lepB gene encoding signal peptidase I produces the protein MLKFLKEWGLFILVIATVLLSRIFVWSLVIVDGHSMDPTLADKERLIITKISKINRFDIVVAKEGTGSGGTKDIVKRVIGMPGDVVKFNNDQLTINNKVYPEAYLKDFQNQFSNKTLAKTYGAYPLTNELTSQNRDYFVSLAENTRAFTTDSTGNPTFTAIIPKGQYYLMGDNRVVSQDSRAVGTFNRSAIVGEAKVRVWPLNKIGLLE, from the coding sequence ATGCTCAAATTTTTAAAAGAGTGGGGATTATTCATCTTGGTAATCGCTACCGTTCTTCTCTCTCGTATTTTCGTCTGGTCACTTGTCATTGTCGATGGTCATTCAATGGATCCAACTTTGGCTGATAAAGAGCGTTTAATCATCACCAAAATTTCTAAGATCAATCGATTTGATATTGTTGTTGCCAAAGAGGGGACTGGCTCTGGGGGAACAAAGGATATTGTGAAACGTGTTATCGGGATGCCTGGTGATGTTGTTAAATTTAACAATGATCAATTGACAATCAATAATAAAGTTTATCCTGAAGCTTATTTAAAAGATTTCCAAAATCAATTTTCTAATAAAACCTTGGCTAAAACTTATGGTGCTTATCCACTGACAAATGAGCTTACTTCACAAAATCGCGACTATTTCGTCAGTTTAGCAGAGAATACACGCGCTTTTACTACGGATAGTACAGGGAATCCAACTTTCACAGCTATTATCCCTAAAGGTCAGTATTATTTGATGGGAGATAATCGGGTTGTTTCTCAAGATAGCCGAGCAGTGGGGACGTTTAATCGCTCAGCAATTGTAGGAGAAGCAAAGGTCAGGGTTTGGCCACTCAATAAAATTGGTTTGCTTGAATAA
- the purR gene encoding pur operon repressor produces the protein MKRNERLVDFTNFLINHPNQMLNLNELSKHYEVAKSSISEDLVFIKRVFEHQGVGLIETFPGSLGGVRFTPYITDERSREMSEEIAELLREENRILPGGYIYLSDILGTPVNLRKIGQIIAHEYHGKQVDVVMTIATKGIPIAQSVAEILDVPFVIVRRDPKVTEGATLNVNYMSGSSSRVENMTLSKRSLSIGQNVLIVDDFMKGAGTINGMRSLVHEFDCFLAGVAVFLEGPFKGERLVDEYKSILKVDRIDIANRSIDVKLGNIFDEE, from the coding sequence ATGAAAAGAAACGAACGATTAGTTGATTTTACGAATTTTTTAATCAATCATCCCAATCAAATGTTAAATTTGAATGAATTGAGTAAACACTATGAAGTAGCGAAGTCATCCATTTCAGAAGATTTGGTTTTTATCAAGCGCGTTTTTGAACATCAAGGTGTTGGCTTAATTGAAACTTTTCCAGGAAGTCTTGGTGGGGTGCGCTTTACTCCTTATATTACAGATGAACGCTCGCGGGAGATGAGCGAAGAAATTGCTGAGCTACTGCGTGAGGAAAACCGAATTCTTCCCGGCGGATACATTTACCTTTCGGATATTCTTGGGACGCCGGTTAATCTTCGAAAAATTGGGCAAATCATTGCGCACGAATACCACGGAAAGCAGGTTGATGTGGTGATGACCATTGCCACCAAAGGAATTCCAATCGCTCAGTCCGTAGCAGAAATCCTTGATGTTCCCTTTGTTATTGTGCGTCGTGACCCAAAAGTAACGGAAGGCGCAACACTCAATGTTAACTATATGTCTGGATCAAGTTCACGCGTAGAAAACATGACCCTCTCTAAGCGCAGCCTTTCCATCGGTCAAAATGTACTGATCGTTGATGACTTCATGAAAGGTGCAGGCACAATAAACGGAATGAGAAGTCTTGTTCATGAATTTGATTGTTTCCTCGCAGGCGTTGCTGTGTTCCTTGAAGGGCCTTTCAAAGGTGAACGACTCGTTGATGAGTATAAATCTATCCTAAAAGTTGATCGTATTGATATTGCCAACCGCTCAATAGATGTTAAATTAGGAAATATTTTTGACGAAGAATAA
- a CDS encoding DUF6287 domain-containing protein, with product MWGGNQDYFGYQLENGQLVLTDNMMRAGGVDEVWLEKSGSSKMNLEEIISGDYSSINGTWRNSRGDLLVFDNGNCSSNAWSWSGNLIVGGSVPKMFYDNIAWASGNPAPQPDGIGFMFAPAGISPQNIGGVDKTDTSKDRIVVANNGGQTNFAVSDCAYYKIK from the coding sequence TTGTGGGGGGGAAATCAAGATTACTTTGGTTATCAGCTAGAAAATGGGCAGTTAGTTCTGACGGATAATATGATGCGTGCTGGTGGAGTTGACGAAGTATGGCTGGAAAAATCAGGCAGTTCAAAAATGAATTTAGAGGAAATTATATCTGGCGATTATTCGTCAATCAATGGTACTTGGCGAAATTCCCGGGGAGATTTATTAGTTTTTGATAATGGGAATTGCTCATCTAATGCTTGGAGTTGGTCTGGAAATTTAATAGTAGGTGGAAGCGTGCCTAAAATGTTTTATGACAATATTGCTTGGGCTTCGGGAAATCCAGCCCCTCAACCAGATGGCATTGGTTTCATGTTTGCTCCCGCAGGCATATCACCCCAAAATATTGGAGGAGTAGATAAGACGGACACTTCTAAAGATAGGATTGTCGTTGCGAATAACGGTGGACAAACGAATTTTGCTGTATCAGATTGTGCTTACTACAAGATAAAATAA
- a CDS encoding prenylated Rab acceptor produces the protein MENLGQILTDNFFVVGVLVVIVQLIILLIGYFIIDSVCEYRLEHPFITFIMLFFFGLVGFFVELLRNSAVDNAKRIVDSQIQDF, from the coding sequence GTGGAGAATTTAGGACAAATTTTAACAGATAATTTTTTTGTAGTTGGTGTTTTGGTTGTGATTGTTCAGCTCATCATTTTGTTGATTGGCTATTTTATTATTGATAGTGTATGTGAATATCGTTTGGAGCATCCTTTTATCACTTTTATAATGTTATTTTTCTTTGGACTTGTAGGTTTTTTTGTGGAACTTCTTAGAAATTCTGCGGTGGATAATGCAAAGCGAATTGTTGATAGTCAAATACAAGATTTTTGA
- the fusA gene encoding elongation factor G, producing MAREFSLANTRNIGIMAHVDAGKTTTTERVLYYTGKIHKIGETHEGASQMDWMEQEQERGITITSAATTAQWKGNRVNIIDTPGHVDFTIEVQRSLRVLDGAVTVLDAQSGVEPQTETVWRQATEYGVPRIVFANKMDKIGADFYYSLSTLGDRLGANAHPIQIPIGAEDDFIGIIDLVTMKSEIYTNDLGTDIKETVVGSDEFNAELASLNFNAEEYTELANEWREKLIEAIADFDEDIMEKYFAGEEITEAELKAAIRKATINVDFYPMLAGSAFKNKGVQMMLDAVIDYLPSPLDIPAIKGVNPDTDEEDDRPASDEAPFAALAFKIMTDPFVGRLSFFRVYSGTLDAGSYVLNTSKGKRERIGRILQMHANTRKEIQTVYAGDIAAAVGLKNTTTGDSLTDEKAKIILESIEVPEPVIQLMVEPKTKADQDKMGVALQKLAEEDPTFRVETNPETGETVISGMGELHLDVLVDRMRREFKVEANVGAPQVAYRETFRAGTSARGFFKRQSGGKGQYGDVWIEFTPNEEGAGFEFENAIVGGVVPREFVPAVEKGLVETMANGVLAGYPMVDIKAKLYDGSYHDVDSSETAFKVAASLAMKEAAKTAKPAILEPMMKVTITVPEENLGDIMGHVTARRGQVNSMEAHGKSQIVNAFVPLAEMFGYATTLRSSTQGRGTFMMVFDHYSDVPKSVQEEIIAKNGRNAD from the coding sequence ATGGCTCGCGAATTTTCACTTGCTAATACACGTAATATCGGTATCATGGCCCACGTCGATGCTGGTAAAACAACAACAACAGAACGTGTTCTTTATTACACTGGTAAAATCCACAAAATCGGTGAAACCCACGAAGGTGCTTCACAAATGGACTGGATGGAACAAGAACAAGAACGTGGTATCACAATCACTTCCGCTGCGACTACTGCGCAATGGAAAGGTAACCGCGTCAACATCATCGACACACCAGGTCACGTTGACTTCACAATCGAAGTACAACGTTCACTCCGCGTTCTTGATGGTGCTGTAACCGTTCTTGATGCTCAATCAGGTGTTGAACCTCAAACTGAAACAGTTTGGCGTCAAGCAACTGAATACGGTGTTCCACGTATCGTTTTTGCTAACAAAATGGACAAAATCGGTGCTGATTTCTACTACTCACTTTCTACATTGGGCGATCGTTTGGGTGCAAATGCACATCCAATCCAAATCCCAATCGGTGCTGAAGACGACTTCATCGGTATCATTGACTTGGTAACAATGAAATCTGAAATCTACACAAATGACCTTGGTACAGATATCAAAGAAACAGTTGTAGGATCAGACGAATTCAACGCTGAATTGGCATCATTGAACTTCAATGCTGAAGAATACACAGAATTAGCTAACGAATGGCGTGAAAAACTCATCGAAGCAATCGCTGATTTCGATGAAGATATCATGGAAAAATACTTCGCTGGTGAAGAAATTACAGAAGCTGAACTCAAAGCTGCTATCCGTAAAGCAACAATCAACGTTGATTTCTACCCAATGCTTGCTGGTTCTGCCTTCAAAAACAAAGGTGTTCAAATGATGCTTGATGCAGTCATCGACTACCTCCCAAGCCCACTTGATATCCCTGCAATCAAAGGTGTAAACCCAGATACAGACGAAGAAGACGACCGTCCAGCTTCAGACGAAGCACCATTTGCAGCGCTTGCCTTCAAGATCATGACTGACCCATTTGTTGGACGTCTTTCATTCTTCCGTGTTTACTCAGGAACACTTGATGCTGGTTCATACGTTTTGAATACTTCAAAAGGTAAACGTGAACGTATCGGACGTATTCTTCAAATGCACGCTAACACTCGTAAAGAAATCCAAACAGTTTACGCTGGGGATATCGCTGCTGCTGTTGGTTTGAAAAATACAACAACTGGTGACTCATTGACAGATGAAAAAGCTAAAATCATCCTTGAATCAATCGAAGTTCCAGAACCAGTTATCCAATTGATGGTTGAACCTAAGACTAAAGCTGACCAAGATAAAATGGGTGTTGCCCTTCAAAAATTGGCAGAAGAAGATCCAACTTTCCGTGTTGAAACTAACCCAGAAACTGGTGAAACAGTTATCTCTGGTATGGGAGAACTTCACTTGGATGTCCTCGTTGACCGTATGCGTCGTGAGTTCAAAGTTGAAGCTAACGTAGGTGCACCTCAAGTTGCTTACCGTGAAACATTCCGCGCTGGAACTTCAGCACGTGGATTCTTCAAACGTCAATCAGGTGGTAAAGGTCAATACGGTGACGTATGGATCGAATTCACACCAAACGAAGAAGGCGCTGGATTTGAATTTGAAAATGCTATCGTCGGTGGTGTCGTTCCTCGTGAATTCGTACCAGCCGTTGAAAAAGGTTTGGTAGAAACTATGGCTAACGGTGTCCTCGCTGGTTACCCAATGGTTGACATCAAAGCTAAACTTTACGATGGTTCATACCACGATGTCGATTCATCAGAAACAGCCTTCAAGGTTGCCGCATCTCTTGCAATGAAAGAAGCTGCTAAAACTGCTAAACCAGCTATCCTTGAACCAATGATGAAAGTTACAATCACTGTTCCTGAAGAAAACCTTGGAGATATCATGGGTCACGTGACTGCTCGTCGTGGTCAAGTTAACTCAATGGAAGCTCACGGTAAATCACAAATCGTTAATGCTTTCGTTCCACTTGCTGAAATGTTCGGTTACGCAACAACTCTCCGTTCATCTACACAAGGACGCGGTACCTTCATGATGGTATTTGACCACTATTCAGACGTACCTAAATCAGTACAAGAAGAAATTATCGCTAAAAACGGCCGTAACGCTGACTAA